The following nucleotide sequence is from Zea mays cultivar B73 chromosome 1, Zm-B73-REFERENCE-NAM-5.0, whole genome shotgun sequence.
TATATTACATATAGCAGTattattttcaaaaaaaaatctAGTGGAAAGGAGAAAAAAATCTCCCAAACTAGCCCCACTTGGCCACCGGCTAATTAGTTCTACATGTCTATTTATCGGCTTTGGGAGCCGTTAATCAGTAATTCTGACTGATATATCGTTTTCTTTTTTCCGAACTTatgtgatttttagtttaaaatccGTTGCGTATTTTAAAACTTAGTTTCAGCAGAAAGTTTTCAAATAACCCATTGTATTTACATAAAAAATTGCATCAAAAAGTTTTCAAAATTTACAAATTTACTAAATTCAAAATCTAAAACAGGTGTATCATTGTTATCCGCCTGCGCCGATTACCCTGATTAATCAACCTGTTTGGTGACGCTTGCTGATGCATCGAAGGCACCAGCCAACGCtgtttcttcatcccaacgtcttCCTCGCAGCGCCGCCGCTCCATCTTCCGCTCTCTCACTTATTACTCGCGTTCGGCACgcgggcgacggcggcggcgcccaGGCTCTCAGCGACGGCGCACAGGCTCTGGCTCTCAGCGACGGCGTCAACGGCTTCCCCTCCCGCCTCTCGCCAGTCGCCTCGCTCCCTCGCCTCCGGTCCTCCGCACACCGTCCGTTGATCCTGCGTGCgtgcctctctctctcctcccgccTCCGGTGGATCGTCAATGGCGCTCGGACGGCAATGGGAGCCAGCAGCCGCTGCTCCACCAAGGCGGTCGGCTGCTTTGGGAGCGCTTATGCCCGAAATCGAAGCGTTACCCGGCCTCTTAGCGCTTCAGCGCGCTGAAGCGTGCGCTTAGTGCCGCCATTTGGAACCCTGGTTACAACCATGGTATTGAATAAGATTTTATTTTACCAAATTATATATTGGATTATGCTGAATTGTATATTGCAGTATTGGTTAGGCTTACCCTGCCACCCTGTGTCCACCAATCTTAGCAACCCTAGTTTGCTCCAGTAGTCGGTTTGTTCCCCCATCAGATGAATCCAAGTCTTTCATCGTCCTCTGATTCCAGTTAGATGCGTATCTTCTTGCTGCCTGAGAAGTCTACTGAGCCATCTCATCCGTCTCGGGTTGATTAGTCTATTCGTGTTCTGCACACATAATACATCTCGGTTGGCACTAGACACAGTATGATCAACCGACCTTAATGTATGGTTGCAGCTTATTTTCCAATATTTTTTTGGGGTTAAGTCAACTACTGCACTCAAGTCCTAGCAAATTTGAGTTCGGAAAGGGCTTTAGATGCATACTAAGATGTGATGCTTTGTGGGTCTTGTATTAAGTGTGGTAAAGCTAATGCTTTGGAGATTGTGATGTACAGCTCTTCTGGTTAGATAGATGGAGGTGCCAATGAACTCTACGCAATCTGGTCCTCACTTCCCTGTGCAGCATCAGTCCCTCTCATTAGACATCAAGGTACCTGTCTTGATGCAAAAAGTTTTGAATTTTGTTGCATTTAGTCAGATAAAGCGAATATGGTTAATATAATGTACAGTAGAATATAATAGTTTTCCTAGACTGGAAACCTAATAATATCTGCTTTGTATGATTATTAGTATTGAGTTGGTATTGGAGAATATGTTTTGCTTTCCTAGAGTTCTCTAAATATGAGTGTAACTTGattacctttttcttttttggatcTTCTAGGGAAATAAAACAGATATTGTTATCAGTAAATATGAAGATACCTTTCTGGTAAGACGAAAGTGTTGGTTTTTATTCAGTTGGGCCCTGATTCTCACTTGCCAAAGATGTTCATCACTTCATCTTTCTTAAATCTGCAGCTGATTGTGGCACAAATCGGCTGCATGGGAACCATACTAGCTGCCAAGTACGCTTGTTTCTTTCTAGGCAAATTCGTTCTCCTAAGCATGTAAAATTCAGTTTTGTTATTTGCATTATTAGTTCCGCATAAGTAACTCCATCGCTATTTCTTTCACAACACATTGATTATTGAAGTTGTCATTCCGTTCGATCCTTATGAGTAGTCAGGCCCCCTCCACAAATATTTTCACAGACTCGATCATCTAGTAGAAAGATCTGCGATATACTGCAGCCACAAGCATATTAGTTCACAACTGGCAGATTGTTCACATGTCTAAGCCTGTATGCAAGATAATACCTTTATTGCTACCTCAGCAAGTCAGCATTCTAGATGATATTTGTTCACAAGCATATCAATTTACAACTGGCAGATTGTTGCTCGCTAGATGTTGGCTGTTTGAAAACCTAAACTTTCAATGTTGGAACTTGGTTAATATGTTAATAATAGTTATTCCATCACCATATTGTATTGTTAGTTTGTTGCAAAAAAATTGTGCTGATCATGCTATTCCCTTTCCGAACCAAATGAGGGAACCGTGAACAAGCAAGGATTGTTTTCATACAAGTTTTCCTAGTTTTGCAACTTACAACTAAAATAAACacctatatattattattattgcaATATATATACATTTTATAACAAATTTCTATGTCTGAAATGCGTGTTGGAATCAGTGTGTCATATCTTACTATTTGTAAGGCCTTTGAATGACATTTCTACAAAAGGTGGAAAGTCGGTCTCTCTGGAGATTCTAGCTTAAGAATGATGACCTTATAAAGTTATAATGAATGTAGGCAACCATTTTTCCTTTTACCTTAAAACTTTGTATACTATATTTTTTCATTAAATCTTTAACTCCACTTGATAGGAAAGACGAAAGTGTTTTCTCGGACCCAACCTACAATGTGTCTGTTCTTTTTGGGAAGAGAAATGAGGTAAGCTCATTAAACCATCCAGCATCAAACTATGATATGGACATGTATAGACTAATGACCACACCAAATTTCGTGATTGTAGCCACTCCTACAAGCTTGCGCACGTCAACTTATTGAGCACATAAGGTTTGCTTCCTAGTTCCTATAGCATCTACTTTTTTCTGTCTACATGGTTATTAAAGCGATAAAACAATAAAAATTAGGAACCACCTTTTTAACATTTAATCTCTACTAATATAAAGTGGGAGTTTCTTCGTTCGTGCGTCACCCCTCCCCTTTTGTTTTTTTGCAAAAATAGGGTATAATTATGCACAAGTGGGGGTTTGAACCTCGGTTGTTGGTTCCACATTCACACCCACCTAGCCAACAAAACAAACATATTTTTGTGCTTTATATTCTATACTCAAGCATAATATAGATTTTTttgaaaaatagagaaaatatAAAACCGGTCTGTACAAGGCCTAGCCCACCGTGCCACACCTAAGGTCCAAACATGACACAGTGATTGGGTCGGGCCGACACGAGCGGCGAGCCTGTTGTCCACATGTTCGGGCTAGACTGTGTCGGACCACGAGCCGCCCAACAGACCTGATCCATTTGAATATGTATACCCGTACACTAGTGATGCTTCCGCGCAGGCAGGCAGCGACGCAATCAAGACAATATCTCATGCAGACAGGTCTACCAGGTGTCATCATAATAGAGTTGTTAGGTCATCAATTGAAATACATGGGTTTTCGATTTGGTGAATTTGGGATTAGTTAGGTTCGATTCGAGATCGTAGCAGTTTGATTGAGGAGGGGAAGGGAGTCGACACAAGTACCTGTTGTGGCGCCAGTGCCCACCACACTTGCAAGGCATGAAGTCGTGAGGACACGAATAGAACCCTGCCGCCACCTTCCTCGCAAGCCACTCAGGACTTTCGGTTGCTCATTGTAAAGGTTTGGAACGTGTTTGAACAATTATCACATTTAAACAAGGTCTATCCATGTGATATATAGAAACCGTAACAATGCACAAGCATCTAATTAGTAAGGCCTCCTTTAGAATGCAGGAATTTTAGAGGAATTATATAGGAATTTCACATGAATCAGTTCGTTTTCACAGGAAAAACGCTAGAAACGTGAAAACTTCCCGCATTCCAAAAGGGGTCTAAACGTTGAAACATCTTTTCAGTCTTGACATAAAACAACACAATATAATATGTTGATTTTCataaattgagttcacaaagcaaATAGCATAAAAGTAAATGGGTCAAGTTCAACCACTCAAGTCTATGCAACATGCAAGTTAGAACTTGCATCTATGATCAATAACCATCATCCAACTCATCAATGGCATCGGGCAGAGTAGAGCAGAAAGGAGGGCGGCAGGCAGAGCAGAGTAGGGAGGAGGGCAACAACGCTGGCCACTAGCGGCGACTCTGGAAGGGGGAGGCGGCCGGCGGGCGTTGGGCGGTGTTGGAGTCAAGTGACGAGTGACAGAGTTGGAGCCGCTAGCTGCTGGCAGCCCCTTGTGTAGATGCAAATTGCGGAGACCAACGACGCTCTAGGAGCTAGAGGCCGATGTTGGTCACCTGTTAAGATTCCCATGGGGGACCAAAACAGTGCAACACAATTAGATGTACTAGATCTTCATTCTCCCAATCTATCCCTTGATGTAAGATAGATTGAAAGAAGATTATCATAATCATGGGTTTAAGAAAAACAAGATAAGTAGGGACGATCAAGACAGGTCATTACTGATGCATTTCTTTTCCTATTCCTTCTTGATTACATATGATTACAATTATACCTTTGGAGGTTAGGACAACAATTCAGAGACAGGAAAGCAATATAGCTTCGGAGGCAGAGCAATTCCGATCCGGATCTCCTCTCTTCATGCATGACACTGTGCCTCTATTGATAGTGACGATTTGGCGTACAACTTCAtatgaaattacaatcatgccctcaTTTCCTATATATACAAACTACAAAATCCACTAAGGGCATTGTCGTCTTTTTCCTTATAGACGTGTTGAACAAGCATTCTGGATTTCCCTTCATCTGGCCAGTCAAAGCCTCCATCCAACCGGTCAATAGCTTCGTATTCGAATCGTAAGACTGAAGTTTCCAACTTCATCTTCGTGCccgttgtcaagacgaaggtagcTCTACCATTTCTTCGGCTGAAATAAACTTAGAGAACGATCAATATCTtagtgttttgaggaccttcggcaagaGTAGGCTCCCAATAGCCGGTAGCTTTACTTGGAAGTTGATGGGCCTAGAGGCCGAATACTCTAAAACGCCCGAAATGTGAGTTAAACATCCAAAGACAAGCACCATGAAACAGACATTTAAACGTGTTTCACGGACTTCTGTGATCAAAACATGATGTGATTAAAACGTCCGGATGCTCCCAACTCATAAGCACATTTTACCGTTTATACGTCCGTAAACGATGTTTAAATCACATTTTAATAACCATGGCTGTTTGGTCTATCTCCACATCTAATAATGTTCCTGACAATATGCTGCGGGCTGGACTGTATCTGTACCCTTGTAGCGGAAGTTGCAATAACTATTTGAAAATAACAAGAAACTCCTCTTTCGTACTATTTTTTGGGACATCTATGCAAATATTTGCTAGCAATGGCTCTTTGATTGTAATTGTTAGTCTATTAAACAAAGTTCCATGCTTCTATTATAACAAAATTTAATTAGTAATATCTCTAACACCACCGTTAACTGTTCCTTTTGGCTGAGGACAGATACATTATTTTTGTACGTTTGAGTCCCACAAAGAAATATTTTACTCACACACAACATTGTCCATGACTCCATTCATTTTTGTAGTGGCAGTGGCTCAGCTCGGTCATTGGTTATTTCTCTGGGTCTGAAAGATCATTCTCAGGTAAGATTGAAAATTGCAGTGTCTGTTTTTTGGTAATATATGTGATGGTCCCTAGCCATCGTTATTTTCTCCAAACACATGTTCTGATTTATGAATTAGCAGGATCATAATGTGGAATAAAGTTGGTTTGAGGTTTCTAATCTCCTGGATATTATTAGAAGAAATGTTAACATTGAATAATCCAGATAGTTCCCAGTTGAAAACATTAATGGCGAGTCCGATGGCAAAATGTATGTCTGATGAGTAGCAATTTTGAACTTTGCAGGGAACACTGAAGGATATCATTGTAGCTGTGATCGAGAATCGCCTTTGGTGATGATTGAATAACTGAGCTGGGCATGGGATTGACATATTCAGCCCATCGATAAAGATATTGCTTAGCATTGCGCAAGAGGAGCCATCGTTTATACCATGCACTAAATTCTGGTAGTTTTGTAGTTAGACCTTCTATCTACTTGGATTAACAAAAGGTGGCTTTAAGCTGCTGTCAAAATTTGAGTGTCAGCTCTCACGCTAAACAAAAGGCACTGTATGCTGGTAAAACACTTCTGAGGTGAATCATGCTTTTCGAGGCTATTTGACAATTTCGGCTATAGCTTCCCCAGGCTTGCTACCAACCCAGTCCAACTCCAAGGTTTGGAAAATTCTGTAAAAAAAATCAAAACAAACTCGACATGAGGGAAACTACTCGACCAATTGGGTGCTTGTAGATGATATAAGTACATGTTAAGACTAATAAGTAGTGTATAACTAAGATGTTGTTTGGTCCACGAAATATAACGTAAATTGTAACAACAATAGTTCACATTCGATTAAAACAGTATTAAGTTTGAATAGAATGTTATTAGTGTCTAGTATGGTATCCGATAATGATTGGATTTAAATAAATATAGTTTCACATTATCGGTTCCTACGTTATACATATGTGAGCCAAACAACACTTAATTGTCGACACAATGCGTCTCTCTACGACTAGCTAGGAATATTCCACTGTTACTTGTCTCCCCGCGTCGACTGTCTCCCTGCATCGACTGTCTCCCTTCGTCGACACGGCTGTTCGTCTAACGCTGACAACAGCTCATCCATTGTGAAGTGGCATCTCTCGTCAGGCATCTCCAAGTCAAGATCCAAATCCCAGTTCATCATCCCGATCCCGTCGTAGTTATGTCGGCTAGAATCGAGGGAGGCACCTTCTCCTCCGACTCAACGCAGTCTCCAATCTGGACGTGCTGCCCTGTTACTACACCACCATTTATTGATCTATCACCAGGGGAGACATTGAAGTCAGGCGTGGTGGAGAAGCAGGTTGGTCGCAAGCGCCGAGCCAATGTCCGTATCTCTGGACCTAAGTGGGTGTAATGTCTCTGTGTGGCTGACAGGCGGGTCTAGGCTACCAGTACCTGCAAGTATAAATAATGGGTGCGTGTGTTTAGGAAAGGGATGCGTGTAATGAAGACTATTCCGAATCTCTAAGAAAACTCTGGTTCCCCTGCCGATCTCTTCTTCCCCAAGCTATCCTCTCTTCTCCTTAGGTAGCTAACAATATGGTATCAGAGGGCTTCGTTcccttgtgatctatggcatcccCATCCCAGATCGATTCCGCCTTGACCTTGGCTCTTGAATCCCAAACCCGAGCCCTCCTATCGGAGTTGGACAAGAGGCTGCAAATCCTCGACAACAAATGGGAATCTCGGGTCAGCACTCTGGAGTCCAAGGCGACGGAGGCGGCGCAATCCTTGTCCGAATTCTCGGGCACCCATCGTGCTAATGTCGAGGCTCACCTTACCGCCGCGGATGCATCCACGGACACCAAAATCGGGCAGATCGAGGCCGACCTAGGTTACCGGGTGGCGGCACTCGAATCTACCGTGGGCGAAGATCTCCACTCCTCCATGGATTGGCTTCGATCGGAAGTGTCGAAGATGGAGATCCAGTGGTCTCGTGGCGCGCGCGCCAACGACTTCCACATGTCGGGCGTGCTGGGCGCGCATGGGTCGACACCGGGACGCTCATCGGTCGCCGGGGATGTCGTCGACATCTCTCGTTTTGGGCACCGTAATGACGCACATCACCGGGATAGTGGACCTTGGCACCCCAATGCTGATGCCCGCTACCCGGTCACGGGTATGCACAACCCCTATGCTTCTCCTTCGTTTACTTTTCCCCATCCT
It contains:
- the LOC100273716 gene encoding proteasome assembly chaperone 3 isoform X3 — protein: MEVPMNSTQSGPHFPVQHQSLSLDIKGNKTDIVISKYEDTFLLIVAQIGCMGTILAAKKDESVFSDPTYNVSVLFGKRNEPLLQACARQLIEHISGSARSLVISLGLKDHSQGTLKDIIVAVIENRLW
- the LOC100273716 gene encoding proteasome assembly chaperone 3 isoform X2, coding for MEVPMNSTQSGPHFPVQHQSLSLDIKGNKTDIVISKYEDTFLLIVAQIGCMGTILAAKKDESVFSDPTYNVSVLFGKRNEPLLQACARQLIEHISGSGSARSLVISLGLKDHSQGTLKDIIVAVIENRLW
- the LOC100273716 gene encoding proteasome assembly chaperone 3 isoform X1, translating into MEVPMNSTQSGPHFPVQHQSLSLDIKGNKTDIVISKYEDTFLLIVAQIGCMGTILAAKYACFFLGKFVLLSMKDESVFSDPTYNVSVLFGKRNEPLLQACARQLIEHISGSGSARSLVISLGLKDHSQGTLKDIIVAVIENRLW